From Salvia splendens isolate huo1 chromosome 16, SspV2, whole genome shotgun sequence, a single genomic window includes:
- the LOC121770142 gene encoding uncharacterized protein LOC121770142 → MDSDDEQFQQAVDLEFQNLVAAVRREADEAEDAAAAVAVPRPFYHRWYFDRDHAGADRRLMEDYFNENARYPTEVFRRRLRMSQNLFVHIATCLAQRFKCFNLRYDATGRPGLSTYQKCTMMGEATALQTLRQFCMGIKDIFKGEYLRKPSADDCQRLIDMHGTAHHFPGIGPQESHEWWSDHIWWPSRATIVDTLNDVG, encoded by the exons atggattccgacgatgaacaatTCCAACAAGCGGTAGATCTTGAGTTCCAAAACCTTGTTGCAGCGGTGCGACGTGAAGCCGACGAGGCGGAagatgcggcggcggcggtggcagtCCCTCGGCCATTCTATCATCGGTGGTATTTCGACCGTGATCATGCCGGGGCTGACCGCCGGTTGATGGAAGACTACTTCAACGAGAACGCCCGTTATCCGACAGAGGTTTTCCGTAGGCGACTCAGAATGTCGCAAAATCTCTTCGTCCATATAGCGACGTGTTTGGCGCAGCGGTTCAAGTGCTTCAACTTGCGATATGATGCCACCGGCCGACCCGGCTTGTCGACATACCAGAAGTGTACGAtg atgggcgaAGCGACTGCCCTACAGACGTTGAGGCAGTTTTGCATGGGCATTAAGGATATCTTCAAAGGGGAGTATCTACGGAAGCCATCGGCCGATGATTGCCAGAGATTGATTGATATGCACGGGACTGCACATCATTTTCCAGGGAT AGGGCCACAAgagagccacgaatggtggTCGGACCATatttggtggccttcaagggccaccattgtggacacccttAATGATGTAGGATAA